The following proteins are encoded in a genomic region of Corylus avellana chromosome ca4, CavTom2PMs-1.0:
- the LOC132177623 gene encoding cellulose synthase-like protein G2, with the protein MKDPLPLHDFHVHKLSILTHRSHALIHSIALAFLIYYRASFLLQDPKTRESPTLPWVLMFASELLLSFLWLLGQAYRWRPVSRTVFPERLPEDIDKLPPIDVFICTADPNKEPTVDVMNTVLSAMALDYPPEKLHVYLSDDGGSPLTLHGMRESWRFARWWLPFCTRYGITTRCPEAYFSALEEDEDDGGSEFKTHRQKIKEKYEMLKESITKVRGGGSTRDHPSIIEVIQANYDTSDTVLQVDQAKMPLLVYVSREKRPSHPHHFKSGALNVLLRVSSMISNSPYVLVLDCDMHCNDPTSARQAMCFHLDSKISPSLAFVQFPQRFHNVSNSKNDIYDRRLRSLFSVQWQGLDGLKGPIMSGTGFYIKRVSLCGGTTQEDTDNLEELKQSFGLSNELIKSLHRNSKPNLIDDQHRFLEETQLLASCTYESDTRWGKEVGFLYDSVCEDYLTGFTLHCKGWTSVYHDPPRPQFLGSCTTNLNDLLIQGTRSSSGLLGVGLSNFSPLIYGPPRMSLLESMCYGELAFSPLCFMPLWCFATIPQLCLLNGIPLYPTVSNLYFLAFMFIFLSSLAKHLYEVLLTGGSLQTWRNEQRIWMIKSVTSYLYGSLDAIMKKIGMREASFLLTNKVADDEQVKLYQMGKFDFQTSNMFLVPMVAVIILNMASFVGGLVRVIIVGNGDKLFVQIFISFYILIINFPIVEGMMMRKDKGRVRSSATLLSAMFSAIYLFLGSIILLY; encoded by the exons ATGAAGGATCCCTTGCCTCTCCATGATTTCCATGTCCACAAATTATCCATACTCACACACAGATCGCATGCACTTATTCACTCCATAGCTTTAGCTTTCTTGATTTACTACAGAGCCTCGTTTCTCCTCCAAGATCCTAAGACTAGAGAATCCCCAACTCTACCATGGGTGCTTATGTTCGCTTCAGAGCTCCTCCTCTCCTTCTTATGGCTCCTCGGCCAAGCGTATCGCTGGCGTCCCGTTTCTCGAACAGTCTTTCCAGAGAGATTACCGGAGGATATTGATAAGCTCCCGCCCATTGACGTCTTCATATGCACCGCGGATCCGAACAAGGAACCCACTGTTGATGTGATGAACACGGTGTTATCAGCCATGGCGCTCGACTACCCGCCGGAGAAGCTCCACGTGTATCTTTCGGATGACGGGGGTTCTCCTCTCACTTTGCATGGTATGAGGGAGTCTTGGAGGTTTGCAAGATGGTGGCTTCCTTTTTGTACAAGGTATGGAATCACGACCAGGTGCCCAGAAGCGTATTTTTCGGCTCTAGAGGAGGATGAAGATGATGGAGGTTCCGAGTTCAAGACACACCGACAGAAGATTAAG GAAAAATACGAGATGCTCAAGGAATCTATAACAAAAGTAAGAGGAGGAGGCAGTACTCGAGATCACCCTTCAATCATCGAG GTGATACAAGCTAATTATGATACCAGCGACACAGTACTGCAGGTAGACCAAGCTAAGATGCCTCTGCTTGTTTATGTTTCTCGAGAGAAAAGGCCTTCTCATCCCCATCATTTTAAGTCTGGAGCACTCAATGTTCTC CTTCGGGTATCGAGCATGATAAGTAATTCCCCTTACGTACTAGTGCTAGATTGTGACATGCATTGCAACGACCCGACATCAGCAAGGCAAGCAATGTGCTTCCACCTTGATTCTAAGATCTCACCCTCCCTAGCTTTTGTTCAATTCCCTCAGAGATTCCACAATGTCAGTAACAGTAAGAACGACATTTACGACCGTCGGCTGAGGTCATTATTTTCG GTGCAATGGCAAGGTTTAGACGGGCTTAAGGGACCCATCATGTCTGGGACTGGCTTTTATATCAAGAGGGTGTCATTATGTGGAGGCACCACACAAGAAG ACACTGATAATCTCGAGGAGCTTAAACAATCATTTGGTTTGTCCAATGAATTAATCAAATCCCTTCACCGAAACAGCAAACCCAATCTGATCGATGATCAGCATAGATTTCTTGAAGAGACTCAATTATTAGCCTCCTGCACCTATGAAAGTGACACGAGATGGGGTAAAGAG GTCGGTTTTTTATATGATTCTGTGTGCGAAGATTATTTGACAGGGTTCACTTTACATTGCAAAGGTTGGACTTCGGTTTATCATGATCCACCGAGGCCACAATTCTTGGGGAGCTGCACCACCAATTTGAATGACTTATTGATTCAAGGCACCAGATCGAGCTCCGGATTATTAGGAGTCGGGTTATCAAATTTCAGCCCCCTTATATATGGACCGCCAAGAATGTCTCTTCTTGAGAGTATGTGCTATGGAGAACTTGCATTTTCTCCTCTTTGTTTCATGCCACTATGGTGCTTTGCCACCATTCCTCAGCTCTGTCTACTTAATGGCATCCCCCTGTACCCTACG GTGTCAAACTTGTATTTTCTTGCGTTTATGTTCATCTTTTTGTCGTCCCTTGCTAAACATTTATATGAGGTCCTCTTAACCGGCGGGTCGTTGCAAACATGGAGAAATGAACAGAGGATATGGATGATAAAGTCGGTTACATCTTACTTGTATGGAAGCTTAGATGCTATCATGAAGAAGATTGGAATGAGAGAAGCCAGTTTCCTGCTCACCAACAAAGTTGCGGACGATGAACAAGTCAAACTATACCAAATGggaaaatttgattttcaaaCATCAAACATGTTTCTTGTTCCAATGGTTGCAGTAATCATCTTGAACATGGCTTCGTTCGTCGGTGGACTTGTTAGAGTGATCATTGTCGGCAATGGGGACAAGTTGTTTGtgcaaattttcatctcattctatattttaattattaattttcctaTAGTGGAGGGGATGATGATGAGAAAAGACAAGGGACGTGTTCGATCATCGGCCACTCTGTTATCTGCTATGTTTTCGGctatttacttgtttttgggTTCTATCATTCTTCTGTACTAA
- the LOC132179636 gene encoding cellulose synthase-like protein E6, translating to MFIFLSSLAKHLYEVLLTGGSLQTWRNEQRIWMIKSVTSYLYGSLDAIMKKIGMREASFLLTNKVADDEQVKLYQMGKFDFQTSNMFLVPMVAVIILNMASFVGGLVRVIIVGNGDKLFVQIFISFYILIINFPIVEGMMMRKDKGRVRSSATLLSAMFSAIYLFLGSIILLY from the coding sequence ATGTTCATCTTTTTGTCGTCCCTTGCTAAACATTTATATGAGGTCCTCTTAACCGGCGGGTCGTTGCAAACATGGAGAAATGAACAGAGGATATGGATGATAAAGTCGGTTACATCTTACTTGTATGGAAGCTTAGATGCTATCATGAAGAAGATTGGAATGAGAGAAGCCAGTTTCCTGCTCACCAACAAAGTTGCGGACGATGAACAAGTCAAACTATACCAAATGggaaaatttgattttcaaaCATCAAACATGTTTCTTGTTCCAATGGTTGCAGTAATCATCTTGAACATGGCTTCGTTCGTCGGTGGACTTGTTAGAGTGATCATTGTCGGCAATGGGGACAAGTTGTTTGtgcaaattttcatctcattctatattttaattattaattttcctaTAGTGGAGGGGATGATGATGAGAAAAGACAAGGGACGTGTTCGATCATCGGCCACTCTGTTATCTGCTATGTTTTCGGctatttacttgtttttgggTTCTATCATTCTTCTGTACTAA